Proteins encoded within one genomic window of Cellulomonas xiejunii:
- a CDS encoding ArsR/SmtB family transcription factor, protein MPDGVFAALSHPTRRAVLRELARRDWMLVGELADALDVAGPTLSGHLRILREADLVIAERRGTTIRYTANASVVESAFAGFLQSLGVGRAAPPTE, encoded by the coding sequence ATGCCGGACGGTGTGTTCGCCGCGCTGTCGCACCCGACGCGGCGGGCGGTGCTGCGGGAGCTGGCCCGACGGGACTGGATGCTCGTCGGCGAGCTCGCCGACGCACTCGACGTGGCCGGACCGACGCTGTCGGGTCACCTGCGGATCCTGCGCGAGGCGGACCTCGTGATCGCCGAACGACGCGGGACGACGATCCGGTACACGGCGAACGCGTCCGTCGTCGAGTCCGCGTTCGCCGGCTTCCTCCAGTCGCTCGGCGTCGGCCGCGCGGCACCGCCGACCGAGTGA
- a CDS encoding DUF1361 domain-containing protein, whose product MLTSLVVGVLLMNVFAAVLVVVRAPVYGARLYRPMLLNLVLSAAPLVVLGLAVVVLLPLVVVGTPRPVVWVVGAVLGLVWLLLLPNSGYLITELNLNHRREGERVPEWYDVLSVLVLAMSGVLTTVLNVFLVVLVALVVGGVDSAEPLTGTTARLLEGVLLLLVAFGIYLGRHVRLNSWDVKHPRHLVRKVLGHLRTPGALGNAIGFTLIGATFFALMYLVMIGPVVRGLVDVEQLRNMTGS is encoded by the coding sequence GTGCTGACCAGCCTCGTCGTAGGGGTCCTGCTGATGAACGTGTTCGCGGCGGTGCTGGTCGTCGTCCGGGCACCCGTCTACGGGGCACGGCTGTACCGGCCGATGCTGCTGAACCTCGTGCTGTCGGCAGCGCCGCTCGTCGTCCTGGGGCTCGCCGTGGTGGTGCTGCTGCCGCTGGTCGTCGTCGGGACGCCGCGTCCGGTCGTGTGGGTGGTCGGTGCGGTGCTGGGACTGGTGTGGTTGCTGCTGCTGCCCAACTCGGGCTACCTCATCACCGAGCTCAACCTCAACCACCGGCGCGAGGGTGAGCGGGTACCCGAGTGGTACGACGTCCTGTCGGTGCTGGTCCTGGCGATGTCGGGCGTCCTGACGACGGTGCTCAACGTGTTCCTCGTCGTGCTGGTCGCACTCGTCGTCGGCGGCGTGGACTCGGCCGAGCCGCTGACCGGCACGACGGCACGCCTGCTGGAGGGCGTGCTGCTGCTGCTCGTCGCGTTCGGCATCTACCTGGGCCGCCACGTGCGCCTCAACTCGTGGGACGTGAAGCACCCGCGCCACCTGGTGCGCAAGGTGCTCGGGCACCTGCGCACGCCCGGCGCGCTGGGCAACGCGATCGGCTTCACGCTGATCGGCGCGACGTTCTTCGCGCTGATGTACCTGGTGATGATCGGGCCGGTCGTCCGAGGGCTCGTGGACGTCGAGCAGCTGCGGAACATGACCGGCTCCTGA
- a CDS encoding DUF6318 family protein, with protein MPVRPQGMDEPTAAGATAAATHFFELYDYAFSTGDAGPLRALSAESCTYCNEVVQQVQQAVDDRLLTERDPSEITDVSVVEVRPGEWFTVELRRFQGEIRLRGDDGSVVATEPKGAPLDYGLALSWTDDRWTVDEVGLTAAPG; from the coding sequence ATGCCGGTGAGGCCGCAGGGGATGGATGAACCGACGGCCGCCGGTGCGACGGCAGCAGCGACGCACTTCTTCGAGCTGTACGACTACGCCTTCAGCACCGGCGACGCGGGACCCCTGCGGGCGTTGTCCGCCGAGTCCTGCACCTACTGCAACGAGGTCGTCCAGCAGGTGCAGCAGGCCGTCGACGATCGTCTGCTGACCGAACGGGACCCGTCAGAGATCACCGACGTCTCCGTGGTGGAGGTGCGACCGGGCGAGTGGTTCACGGTCGAGCTCCGGCGGTTCCAGGGAGAGATCAGGCTCCGAGGCGACGACGGATCGGTTGTCGCGACGGAGCCGAAGGGCGCGCCCCTCGACTACGGCCTCGCCCTCTCCTGGACCGACGATCGGTGGACCGTCGACGAGGTGGGCCTCACGGCGGCACCTGGATGA
- a CDS encoding lipase family protein, giving the protein MTGLDARARAAGLGGGARRWTLLVGSLVAVPVGAVLALRPFVSLAVLVVGVAVGLVVLGVVRLVTGRPAADGATADVVPSRWWWLAGVAYLAAALVVVLWPGPTIRVLAVAVGAVLVLDGVLDVLAAQRASGSGRAGALLSGATSLLLGALALAWPDVTVLVVAVLVGVSVLFAGLRGVAAAVRGRGPHRPTRWERRARPGARRVAGEVAALVVTLALVAVGIGIDRGTHQPDDFYAAPADVPDEPGRLLRSEPFASTEVPADATAWRILYTTTREDGTPTVASGLVVAPRAATGADARPADVVAWAHGTTGVTPGCAPSVLPDGLAAGAMFVLDDVLAQGWALVATDYAGLGTDGPHAYLVGRAAAYDVLDAVRAAHELDDVALSDRNVAWGHSQGGGAALWTGIVGPQYAPDVELLGVAALAPASNPSALLAHLPEVSVGALFAAYLAQGYATTYPDVRLDEVVRPGARVIVQEMAQRCLAERGVVVSALTALLLDQPVWEHADPYTGAFGERLDQNVPSGPIPAPLLVAQGTADSIVVASSQDEYVDERCSAGYAVDHRSYAGLDHVALVEADSPLVPDLLAWTHERFAGEPPADSCP; this is encoded by the coding sequence ATGACAGGGCTCGACGCACGCGCTCGTGCGGCAGGACTCGGCGGCGGCGCGCGACGGTGGACGCTGCTCGTCGGGTCGCTGGTCGCCGTGCCGGTGGGTGCGGTGCTGGCGCTGCGGCCGTTCGTGTCGCTCGCAGTGCTGGTGGTCGGCGTCGCCGTCGGCCTCGTGGTGCTGGGCGTGGTCCGGCTGGTCACCGGCCGCCCGGCGGCCGACGGCGCCACGGCGGACGTCGTGCCGTCGCGCTGGTGGTGGCTCGCCGGCGTCGCGTACCTGGCTGCTGCGCTCGTCGTCGTGCTGTGGCCCGGGCCGACGATCCGGGTGCTCGCCGTCGCGGTCGGCGCGGTCCTCGTCCTCGACGGCGTCCTCGATGTCCTCGCTGCGCAGCGCGCGAGCGGGTCGGGGCGCGCTGGCGCGCTGCTGTCGGGTGCCACGTCGCTGCTGCTCGGCGCCCTGGCGCTCGCGTGGCCGGACGTCACCGTGCTCGTCGTCGCCGTGCTCGTCGGGGTGAGCGTGCTCTTCGCCGGTCTGCGCGGGGTCGCTGCGGCCGTGCGCGGCCGCGGTCCGCACCGCCCCACCCGCTGGGAGCGGCGCGCGCGTCCGGGAGCGCGGCGGGTCGCAGGCGAGGTCGCGGCGCTCGTCGTCACCCTCGCACTGGTGGCCGTGGGCATCGGCATCGACCGCGGCACGCACCAGCCCGACGACTTCTACGCCGCGCCCGCCGACGTGCCCGACGAGCCGGGGCGCCTGCTGAGGAGCGAGCCCTTCGCGTCCACCGAGGTGCCCGCCGACGCGACGGCGTGGCGCATCCTCTACACGACGACCCGCGAGGACGGGACGCCGACCGTGGCGTCCGGCCTGGTCGTCGCGCCGCGGGCCGCGACGGGCGCGGACGCCCGGCCCGCCGACGTCGTCGCGTGGGCGCACGGCACGACGGGCGTGACCCCCGGCTGCGCGCCGTCGGTGCTGCCGGACGGCCTCGCGGCAGGCGCGATGTTCGTCCTGGACGACGTCCTCGCGCAGGGCTGGGCCCTCGTCGCGACCGACTACGCGGGCCTGGGCACCGACGGGCCGCACGCGTACCTCGTCGGGCGGGCGGCGGCGTACGACGTCCTGGACGCGGTCCGCGCGGCGCACGAGCTCGACGACGTCGCCCTGAGCGACCGGAACGTGGCCTGGGGGCACTCCCAGGGCGGCGGTGCGGCGCTGTGGACGGGCATCGTCGGGCCGCAGTACGCGCCGGACGTCGAGCTGCTCGGCGTCGCGGCGTTGGCCCCCGCGTCGAACCCGTCCGCGCTGCTCGCGCACCTGCCCGAGGTCTCGGTGGGCGCGCTGTTCGCCGCGTACCTCGCGCAGGGGTACGCCACGACGTACCCGGACGTGCGGCTCGACGAGGTCGTGCGGCCCGGCGCCCGCGTGATCGTCCAGGAGATGGCGCAGCGGTGCCTCGCCGAGCGTGGCGTGGTGGTCTCCGCACTGACAGCGCTGCTGCTCGACCAGCCGGTGTGGGAGCACGCCGACCCCTACACGGGTGCGTTCGGCGAGCGGCTCGACCAGAACGTGCCGTCCGGTCCCATCCCCGCGCCGCTGCTCGTGGCGCAGGGCACAGCGGACTCGATCGTCGTGGCGTCCTCCCAGGACGAGTACGTGGACGAGCGGTGCTCCGCCGGGTACGCCGTCGACCACCGCTCGTACGCGGGGCTCGACCACGTCGCCCTCGTGGAGGCCGACTCCCCGTTGGTGCCGGACCTGCTCGCGTGGACGCACGAGCGGTTCGCCGGCGAACCCCCGGCCGACAGCTGCCCCTGA
- a CDS encoding aminoacyl-tRNA deacylase — MRTDGERRTVAALDAAGLAYVRTRHGRVGSLAEAAAARGIEPADLVKTIVVRRGDDDFLLVLLPGDRTISWPKLRALLGVSRLSMPDAAVAKDVTGFERGTITPFGATRAWPVVVDARASGRRVSIGGGGHGVGIQLATDDLVRALGATVADVSEAA, encoded by the coding sequence CTGCGCACCGACGGTGAGCGTCGGACCGTCGCGGCGCTCGACGCCGCGGGTCTGGCGTACGTGCGCACGCGGCACGGGCGCGTGGGGTCGCTCGCGGAGGCCGCCGCTGCTCGGGGCATCGAGCCCGCCGACCTCGTGAAGACGATCGTGGTGAGGCGCGGGGACGACGACTTCCTGCTCGTCCTGCTGCCGGGCGACCGGACGATCTCGTGGCCGAAGCTGCGTGCGCTGCTCGGTGTGAGTCGCCTGTCGATGCCCGACGCGGCGGTCGCGAAGGACGTCACCGGGTTCGAGCGCGGCACGATCACGCCGTTCGGCGCGACGCGCGCCTGGCCGGTCGTGGTGGACGCCAGGGCGTCGGGGCGGCGCGTGTCGATCGGCGGCGGGGGCCACGGCGTGGGGATCCAGCTGGCGACCGACGACCTCGTGCGGGCGCTGGGCGCGACGGTCGCGGACGTCAGCGAGGCTGCCTGA
- a CDS encoding STAS domain-containing protein — protein sequence MTELTAAIERAPEPTDHEIRVEHRAGRAVVCLVGEIDASLRQSASASMGIALMSGLPLLVDASQATFIDSSGVAFVLQLHLAASEAGVELTLHDPNHVLRDMLEMVGLSGAIPDDV from the coding sequence ATGACCGAGCTGACTGCTGCGATCGAGCGCGCCCCGGAGCCGACGGACCACGAGATCCGCGTCGAGCACCGTGCGGGACGGGCCGTCGTCTGTCTGGTCGGCGAGATCGACGCGTCGCTGCGCCAGTCGGCGTCGGCGTCCATGGGCATCGCGCTGATGAGCGGTCTGCCGCTGCTCGTCGACGCGAGCCAGGCGACGTTCATCGACTCGTCCGGTGTGGCGTTCGTCCTGCAGCTGCACCTGGCGGCCTCCGAGGCGGGCGTCGAGCTGACGCTGCACGACCCGAACCACGTGCTGCGGGACATGCTCGAGATGGTCGGCCTGAGCGGCGCGATCCCCGACGACGTCTGA
- a CDS encoding exonuclease SbcCD subunit D — protein MRLLHTSDWHLGRTLHGVDLLDHQATYLDHLVDVARSEQVDAVVVAGDVYDRAIPPVEAVTLLSDTLARLAEHTTVVVTSGNHDSATRLGFGSALMRERVRLRTRVASLAEPVEVAGVLVYGLPYLDPDVCRAELAPVGADGARTLLARSHEAVTHAAMTRVRADVAARPGGERPRVVVAAHAFVVGGRASESERDIRVGGVDHVPADVFAGADYVALGHLHGPQVVNGPAGTVLRYSGSPLAYSFSEQHHAKSSVLVDLSGPEPVTTLLPAPVPRRMADVTGTLEDLLTAAGEPYVDDWVRVTVTDAVRPTDLFRRVRQRFAHALVVQHRPDRPDASLTRPALVTAAADPVEVAADFVAHVTGGRPTAAERQVLRAAHEHVAAAERSA, from the coding sequence ATGCGGTTGCTGCACACGTCGGACTGGCACCTGGGCCGGACCCTGCACGGGGTCGACCTGCTGGACCACCAGGCGACCTACCTGGACCACCTCGTCGACGTCGCGCGCTCGGAGCAGGTCGACGCGGTCGTCGTCGCCGGTGACGTGTACGACCGCGCCATCCCGCCCGTCGAGGCCGTGACGCTGCTGTCCGACACGCTCGCGCGCCTCGCGGAGCACACCACGGTCGTCGTGACGTCGGGCAACCACGACTCGGCGACGCGCCTGGGATTCGGCTCCGCGCTCATGCGCGAGCGCGTACGGCTGCGCACACGCGTCGCGTCGCTGGCGGAGCCGGTCGAGGTGGCGGGCGTGCTGGTCTACGGCCTGCCGTACCTCGACCCCGACGTGTGCCGGGCGGAGCTCGCGCCCGTCGGCGCCGACGGTGCGCGCACCCTGCTCGCCCGCTCGCACGAGGCCGTGACGCACGCCGCGATGACGCGGGTGCGGGCCGACGTCGCGGCACGGCCCGGCGGTGAGCGGCCGCGTGTCGTGGTCGCCGCGCACGCCTTCGTCGTCGGAGGTCGGGCCAGCGAGTCGGAGCGTGACATCCGGGTCGGCGGGGTCGACCACGTGCCGGCGGACGTGTTCGCGGGCGCGGACTACGTGGCGCTGGGCCACCTGCACGGTCCGCAGGTGGTCAACGGGCCTGCGGGGACGGTCCTGCGGTACTCCGGCTCCCCCCTCGCGTACTCGTTCTCCGAGCAGCACCACGCCAAGTCCTCCGTGCTGGTGGACCTGTCCGGCCCCGAGCCGGTCACGACGCTGCTGCCCGCGCCCGTCCCGCGCCGCATGGCCGACGTGACGGGCACCCTCGAGGACCTGCTGACGGCGGCCGGCGAACCGTACGTCGACGACTGGGTCCGCGTGACCGTCACCGACGCCGTGCGGCCCACGGACCTGTTCCGCCGCGTCAGGCAGCGGTTCGCGCACGCCCTGGTCGTGCAGCACCGCCCCGACCGCCCGGACGCGTCGCTCACGCGCCCGGCCCTCGTGACCGCAGCGGCCGACCCCGTCGAGGTCGCCGCGGACTTCGTCGCGCACGTGACCGGAGGCCGTCCGACTGCTGCCGAGCGGCAGGTGCTGCGCGCGGCGCACGAGCACGTCGCGGCTGCGGAGCGGAGCGCCTGA
- a CDS encoding AAA family ATPase, with protein sequence MHLRSLTVQAIGPFADRHTVDLDALGSSGLFLLEGPTGSGKSTLIDAIVFALYGKVAGADASDERLRSAYAADDVESVVDLVFEVPSGVYRVRRTPAYQRAKRRGTGTTTAQASVKAWRLPADVDVSAGPDSLDGVGVLLGTRLDEVGAELQRAVGLDRLQFVQTVVLPQGEFARFLRASGEERRVLLQKIFGTQVYEQMQQRLAALRAEAARTVEASRTRLGEAVSHLLGACALGPDEQVATRAALDEAALGAPVAERVAEVVVATTAVLDAAADALAHDAATARTTWEAARTGLERARATAALAARRDALRAERSSLEATAGQHEDDVRRLARARAAAAVRPLLTGWQDASTAHEAAAKALVAAADTAPVDLLPAGGAVPELLGVPGATWPGDGVDAEPGGAADVAGVAELLDAWRPRLRAERAAAADGAAALRRTVELEAGLTARRRAVRELSAVLDDLRTEVDAAAAWLAERPASRAALELERDDARGRAGRADAAEAARAAARALVADVAALTAARGELADAQTAVTAAAGAARAALATEAALRAARVAGLAGELAAGLVEGDPCPVCGACEHPAPASVGADHVTAERVLAAEQARAAAEAGLADAGARRAGLAERVDGLAARTGDHDAASAAAGLRDAEAQIAAVAAAAARVEALDAEIVAHDAATRRREAVRDEVLAQVRAAELTLETERDALARAEAEVAEARGEHPTVAARHAALDERARQAAALLDALDAERTTAADAGRRRHELDLALAEHGLDDDAARDSWCPASVVSDLEHRVLAHTSAAARVAAGLADPEVLALPQDVDTDVAGAEAAELAARRAASDAEGRAQVAASRAEAAAEGAARVRRAADALDAAVAAAGPVTRMANLASGTGSDNAQALSLATYVLGRRFEDVVAAANERLAVMSDGRYELVRSDEKEDVRTRAIGLAMRVVDHRTERARDPRTLSGGETFYVSLCLALGMADVVTAEAGGVELGTLFVDEGFGALDPHVLDQVLAELGRLRHGGRVVGIVSHVEALKQAVADRIEVRPTPGGPSTLTVLAG encoded by the coding sequence ATGCACCTGCGCTCCCTGACCGTCCAGGCCATCGGTCCGTTCGCGGACCGGCACACCGTGGACCTCGACGCCCTCGGGTCCTCCGGCCTCTTCCTGCTGGAAGGCCCCACCGGCTCGGGCAAGTCCACGCTCATCGACGCGATCGTCTTCGCGTTGTACGGGAAGGTCGCGGGCGCGGACGCGTCGGACGAGCGGCTGCGGTCCGCGTACGCGGCGGACGACGTCGAGAGCGTCGTCGACCTCGTCTTCGAGGTGCCCTCCGGGGTGTACCGCGTGCGCCGCACACCGGCGTACCAGCGGGCCAAGCGCCGCGGCACCGGCACGACGACCGCCCAGGCGAGCGTCAAGGCGTGGCGGCTGCCCGCGGACGTCGACGTCAGCGCCGGACCGGACTCCCTGGACGGTGTCGGCGTCCTGCTGGGGACCCGGCTCGACGAGGTCGGTGCCGAGCTGCAGCGCGCCGTCGGCCTGGACCGCCTGCAGTTCGTCCAGACGGTCGTGCTGCCGCAGGGCGAGTTCGCGCGGTTCCTGCGGGCCAGCGGTGAGGAGCGTCGCGTCCTGCTGCAGAAGATCTTCGGCACGCAGGTCTACGAGCAGATGCAGCAGCGCCTCGCCGCGCTGCGCGCGGAGGCCGCGCGGACGGTCGAGGCGTCGCGCACGCGGCTGGGCGAGGCGGTGTCGCACCTGCTGGGGGCGTGCGCACTGGGGCCCGACGAGCAGGTGGCGACGCGGGCCGCGCTCGACGAGGCTGCCCTCGGGGCGCCCGTCGCCGAGCGCGTCGCGGAGGTCGTCGTCGCGACCACGGCGGTGCTGGACGCCGCAGCCGACGCGCTCGCGCACGACGCCGCGACCGCACGGACGACGTGGGAGGCCGCGCGTACCGGCCTCGAGCGCGCCCGCGCCACCGCGGCGCTCGCCGCCCGCCGGGACGCGCTGCGGGCAGAGCGGTCGTCCCTCGAGGCGACGGCGGGGCAGCATGAGGACGACGTGCGACGGCTCGCGCGGGCGCGGGCTGCCGCGGCCGTGCGTCCGCTGCTCACGGGATGGCAGGACGCGTCGACGGCCCACGAGGCGGCGGCGAAGGCGCTCGTCGCCGCAGCCGACACGGCACCGGTCGACCTGCTGCCGGCGGGCGGCGCGGTGCCGGAGCTGCTGGGTGTGCCCGGCGCCACGTGGCCGGGGGACGGCGTGGACGCCGAGCCGGGCGGTGCGGCGGACGTCGCCGGTGTCGCGGAGCTGCTCGACGCGTGGCGTCCGCGCCTGCGGGCTGAGCGCGCCGCAGCCGCGGACGGCGCAGCGGCGCTGCGCCGGACCGTCGAGCTGGAGGCCGGCCTGACCGCTCGTCGTCGGGCGGTCCGCGAGCTCTCGGCGGTGCTCGACGACCTGCGCACGGAGGTCGACGCCGCGGCGGCGTGGCTCGCCGAGCGTCCGGCGTCGCGGGCCGCGCTCGAGCTGGAGCGCGACGACGCACGCGGGCGAGCGGGACGGGCCGACGCCGCCGAGGCGGCGCGGGCCGCGGCGCGCGCGCTCGTCGCGGACGTGGCCGCGCTGACCGCCGCGCGCGGGGAGCTCGCCGACGCGCAGACGGCGGTGACGGCTGCGGCCGGTGCCGCCCGGGCCGCGCTCGCCACCGAGGCCGCCCTGCGCGCCGCGCGCGTCGCGGGTCTCGCCGGCGAGCTCGCCGCCGGGCTCGTCGAGGGCGACCCGTGCCCGGTCTGCGGCGCGTGCGAGCACCCGGCCCCCGCGTCGGTCGGCGCCGACCACGTCACGGCGGAGCGGGTGCTGGCGGCCGAGCAGGCGCGGGCCGCCGCCGAGGCCGGTCTCGCGGACGCCGGTGCCCGACGTGCCGGGCTCGCGGAGCGCGTCGACGGCCTCGCAGCGCGCACGGGTGACCACGACGCGGCGTCGGCCGCCGCCGGCCTGCGGGACGCCGAGGCGCAGATCGCCGCCGTCGCCGCCGCGGCCGCACGGGTCGAGGCCCTGGACGCCGAGATCGTCGCGCACGACGCCGCGACGCGCCGCCGCGAGGCCGTCCGCGACGAGGTGCTCGCCCAGGTCCGTGCCGCGGAGCTGACCCTCGAGACGGAGCGGGACGCGCTCGCGCGCGCCGAGGCCGAGGTGGCCGAGGCGCGCGGTGAGCACCCGACCGTCGCGGCACGCCACGCCGCCCTCGACGAGCGGGCGCGGCAGGCCGCCGCCCTGCTCGACGCGCTCGACGCCGAGCGGACCACGGCCGCCGACGCAGGCCGCCGCCGGCACGAGCTCGACCTCGCGCTCGCCGAGCACGGCCTCGACGACGACGCCGCGCGCGACTCGTGGTGCCCGGCGTCCGTGGTCAGCGACCTCGAGCACCGCGTGCTCGCGCACACCAGCGCTGCGGCGCGGGTCGCCGCGGGCCTGGCGGACCCCGAGGTCCTCGCGCTGCCGCAGGACGTGGACACCGACGTCGCAGGTGCCGAGGCCGCCGAGCTCGCCGCCCGCCGCGCCGCGTCCGACGCCGAGGGCCGCGCACAGGTCGCGGCGTCCCGCGCCGAGGCCGCCGCCGAGGGAGCCGCCCGGGTCCGGCGCGCCGCCGACGCGCTCGACGCCGCCGTCGCGGCGGCCGGTCCCGTCACCCGCATGGCCAACCTCGCGTCCGGCACGGGCAGCGACAACGCGCAGGCCTTGTCCCTCGCGACGTACGTGCTGGGCCGCCGGTTCGAGGACGTGGTGGCCGCCGCCAACGAGCGGCTCGCGGTCATGTCCGACGGCCGGTACGAGCTCGTGCGGTCCGACGAGAAGGAGGACGTCCGCACGCGCGCCATCGGCCTGGCGATGCGGGTCGTCGACCACCGCACCGAGCGCGCCCGTGACCCGCGGACCCTGTCCGGCGGCGAGACCTTCTACGTGTCGCTGTGCCTCGCGTTGGGCATGGCCGACGTCGTCACCGCCGAGGCGGGCGGGGTCGAGCTGGGCACGCTGTTCGTCGACGAGGGGTTCGGAGCCCTTGACCCGCACGTCCTGGACCAGGTGCTGGCCGAGCTCGGTCGCCTGCGCCATGGCGGTCGCGTCGTCGGCATCGTCTCCCACGTCGAGGCGCTGAAGCAGGCCGTCGCGGACCGCATCGAGGTCCGTCCGACACCGGGCGGGCCGAGCACCCTGACCGTCCTCGCGGGATAA
- a CDS encoding LmeA family phospholipid-binding protein — protein sequence MGKGLVVGLVALGLVGVGAYVADGFARDSAEDSAAVLLSQRLQVDGTPDVRIDGFPFFPQLLARSLDDVRVSARGVELEGVEVTDVVVDATDVSLDQPYQVGTLRLEATVPTSTVEQVVADRVPVDVAVDGGMLRASGEILGIPLSAGLVPRVVDGRLQVDVQDVTLGTGELRLEDLPGDVAERLVGIEVPLDGLPAGIVLEQAVVVPDGVRVTASGTDVDLERLP from the coding sequence ATGGGCAAGGGGCTGGTGGTAGGCCTCGTCGCGCTCGGTCTCGTCGGCGTCGGTGCGTACGTCGCCGACGGGTTCGCGCGTGACAGCGCCGAGGACAGCGCGGCGGTCCTCCTGTCGCAGCGCCTCCAGGTGGACGGCACGCCCGACGTGCGGATCGACGGTTTCCCGTTCTTCCCGCAGCTGCTCGCGCGGTCGCTGGACGACGTGCGCGTGTCCGCCCGGGGCGTCGAGCTCGAGGGTGTCGAGGTGACGGACGTCGTCGTCGACGCCACGGACGTGTCCCTCGACCAGCCGTACCAGGTCGGCACCCTGCGGCTCGAGGCGACGGTGCCCACGTCGACGGTGGAGCAGGTCGTCGCCGACCGGGTGCCCGTGGACGTCGCCGTCGACGGCGGGATGCTGCGCGCGTCGGGCGAGATCCTCGGCATCCCGCTCAGCGCCGGGCTCGTGCCCCGCGTGGTCGACGGGCGCCTCCAGGTCGACGTCCAGGACGTCACGCTCGGAACGGGCGAGCTGCGGCTCGAGGACCTGCCGGGAGACGTCGCCGAACGGCTCGTCGGGATCGAGGTGCCGCTCGACGGCCTGCCCGCCGGCATCGTGCTCGAGCAGGCGGTCGTGGTGCCGGACGGCGTGCGGGTCACCGCGTCGGGCACGGACGTCGACCTGGAGCGGCTGCCGTGA